The following DNA comes from Streptomyces sp. NBC_00273.
CCGTACCCGCGGACCGGATCGCGACCTGGGAGCTGGCCGCCGACCCGGCGCTCGTCTCCGAGGTCCGCGCCGCTTCCGTGGAGCAACTGCACCGGTGGGGTCTGGAGGAGTCCGCGTTCGCCACGGAACTGCTGCTCAGCGAGCTGGTCACGAACGCCGTCCGCTACGGGACCGCGCCCATCCGGGTACGTCTCATCCACGACCGCAACCTGATCTGCGAGGTGCACGACGCCAGCAGCAGTGCCCCGCGCATGCGCCAGTCGGCCACCACCGACGAGGGCGGCCGAGGCCTGTTCCTCGTCGCCCAGCTCGCCCAGTCCTGGGGCACGCGCTACACCACCAGCGGAAAGGTCATCTGGGCCGAGTGCACCCTGGCCGCGGCATGACCCCCGGAGCCCCGGCCGTTCGGCCACCCGGGTCAGACAGCGCCTCGATATGCCGGGAATGTTCCTTGATGTCCCCGTAGAGTGCCCCGTACCGTCGGGAAGAACTCGGAGGCCGACCCCCGGAGAAGTCCGTGCATGACGCTCCCGACACCTGGGCGAGCCCACCCTCGCAGTCCGGTGCCGCACCCCTCGTCCGCCTGCGCGGCCTGAGCAAGCGGTTCGGCGGCACGCTCGCGTTGGACTCGGTCGACCTCGACATCCGGCGCAGCAGCGTCCTCGCCCTGCTCGGCCCCAACGGAGCCGGAAAGTCCACCCTCATCAAGGTGCTCGCCGGGGTGCACCAAGCCGACACGGGCGAGGTCACGGTGGCCGGACACCCCCTCGGCAGCCACGCCGCGACCCGGAACATGTCCTTCATCCACCAGGACCTCGGGCTCGTCCCGTGGATGACGGTGGCCGAGAACATCGCCCTGGGCACCGGCTACCCCCGCCATCGCGGACTGATCTCCTGGCGGCGGACCCGCGAGCGCTGCGACGAGGCCCTGCGGATCGTCGCCGGGCACCTGGACGCCGACGCCCGGATCGCCCGCCTCGGCCCCGCCGAGCGCTCGCTCGTCGCCATCGCCCGCGCCCTCGCCACCCGGGCCGAGCTCATCGTGCTCGACGAGCCGACCGCCACCCTCCCGGCCGCCGACTGCGCGCGGCTCTTCGACGTGCTCCACACCCTGCGCGACCGCGGCCACGGAATCCTCTACGTCAGCCACCGGCTCGACGAGGTCTACCGGGTCGCCGACGCCTTCGCCGTGCTGCGGGACGGACGGCTGGTCGACCGGGGCCCGCTCGCCGGTCACAGCCCGGACCGACTGGTGCGCGCGATCGTGGGCCACGCACCGGCCGGCCGGGCGCCCACCGCTCCCCCGGCCGCCGGCGCGCCCCTGCTGAGCCTCCACGGGGTGCGGACCGTGTCCACCGCAGGGGTGAGCCTGGA
Coding sequences within:
- a CDS encoding sugar ABC transporter ATP-binding protein; protein product: MHDAPDTWASPPSQSGAAPLVRLRGLSKRFGGTLALDSVDLDIRRSSVLALLGPNGAGKSTLIKVLAGVHQADTGEVTVAGHPLGSHAATRNMSFIHQDLGLVPWMTVAENIALGTGYPRHRGLISWRRTRERCDEALRIVAGHLDADARIARLGPAERSLVAIARALATRAELIVLDEPTATLPAADCARLFDVLHTLRDRGHGILYVSHRLDEVYRVADAFAVLRDGRLVDRGPLAGHSPDRLVRAIVGHAPAGRAPTAPPAAGAPLLSLHGVRTVSTAGVSLDLRAGEVLGMVGLTGAGHMELGRALAGALPILGGRVLLDGRPYHPRTVHSALDSGVGFVAANRQEEGCAADLTVRENFLANPRASGTPAVHWISPRRERARATALIDRFSVHPRDSEVPIATLSGGNQQKVMVGRWLRGHLRLLVLEEPTAGVDVGAKVTIHRLLDDALASGLAVLLISTDFEEVADVCHRALVFVRGSVSAELSGAALTVTELTRTASAMSAITGPTTDR